A genomic window from Prunus persica cultivar Lovell chromosome G2, Prunus_persica_NCBIv2, whole genome shotgun sequence includes:
- the LOC18786125 gene encoding LOW QUALITY PROTEIN: protein SUPPRESSOR OF npr1-1, CONSTITUTIVE 1 (The sequence of the model RefSeq protein was modified relative to this genomic sequence to represent the inferred CDS: inserted 2 bases in 1 codon; substituted 1 base at 1 genomic stop codon), giving the protein MNPPTNENFLCQWSTFTYDVFLNFRGEDTSTNFTDHLDKALSDKGIYTFIDGELTRGDQISPALVKAIEESRISLIVFSENYASSRWCLDELVEIFRCKESKQQIVLPIFNKVDPSHVRDQTSKFGDAFKGLIESKFKDNEEKVLIWREALTKAANLSGHPFKDGQYEATFINNIVDGILSQVLRRTYWNVAKHPVGIQSHVQDVKKLLDVDGNGRRMIGIWGTSGIGKTTIAKAIWNAIAHEFEGTCFLENVRENSPHGGLIQLQKTLLHKYLGKKLKIXSVDEGIGVIKEQLRVVXSQLDQLDNLAGVGWFGEGSRVIITITFFTITTQDSGLLKCHGIELIYGVHKVFDYQALELFSSNAFGTNEPPNDYLELAQRAIAFADGLPLALTILGSHLRNRDKKIWQAILDGYKGEPYTHIERILQKSYDALDDDAKEVFLDIACFFNGENKDYVLRIVPKNCIEGTRNIKGIMVKLPEAEIILNPKCFSNMVNLQIFINRNASLCRHINYLPRALRFIDWGRCQLQSLPPNFQGNRLVEFNMPCSHIRQLEGFKHLPNLTSTNLRGCQFLEKIPDLSGIPNIKYLHLSECTSLVEVDDSVGFLDKLVELDLDGCVNLARFGTRLRLKSLETLRLWGCERLKSFPEIEVKMESLWALYMQGSGIRELPPSIAYLIGLRELYLGGCFNLTTFSTTLQLKSLERLDLCDCKRLESFPEIKVEMESLQILDMEGSGIRELPPSIAYLTGLRELYLGGCFNLTRFATTFRLKSLERLC; this is encoded by the exons ATGAATCCACCTACAAAT GAGAACTTCCTGTGTCAATGGTCAACATTTACATATGACGTCTTTCTGAATTTTAGAGGCGAGGATACAAGCACCAATTTTACAGATCATTTGGACAAGGCCTTGTCTGATAAAGGCATCTACACCTTCATTGATGGAGAGCTTACAAGAGGAGATCAAATATCGCCTGCCCTTGTCAAAGCAATTGAAGAATCAAGAATTTCTCTCATTGTATTCTCTGAAAACTATGCATCTTCGAGGTGGTGTTTGGATGAACTTGTTGAAATATTTCGATGTAAAGAATCAAAGCAACAAATAGTTTTACCCATTTTTAACAAGGTGGATCCATCTCATGTGCGAGACCAAACAAGTAAATTTGGTGACGCATTTAAAGGCCTTATTGAAAGCAAATTCAAAGATAACGAGGAGAAGGTGCTCATATGGAGGGAAGCTCTTACAAAAGCAGCAAATTTGTCCGGACATCCTTTCAAGGATGGACA GTATGAAGCTACATTTATCAACAACATTGTTGATGGAATCTTAAGCCAAGTACTGAGACGCACATATTGGAATGTGGCCAAGCACCCAGTTGGAATTCAGTCTCATGTACAAGATGTGAAAAAGCTTTTAGATGTTGATGGGAATGGTCGTCGCATGATTGGGATATGGGGGACATCTGGAATAGGCAAGACAACAATTGCAAAAGCTATATGGAATGCAATTGCCCATGAGTTTGAAGGAACttgtttcttggaaaatgTTAGGGAAAATTCGCCACATGGAGGCCTAATCCAGCTACAGAAGACTCTTCTTCATAAGTATCTAGGcaaaaagttgaaaatttaGAGTGTTGATGAAGGAATCGGTGTTATAAAAGAACAGCTGAGGGTAGT GAGTCAGTTGGACCAATTAGACAACTTGGCTGGAGTTGGTTGGTTTGGTGAGGGTAGTAGAGTCATCATAACT ATTACATTCTTTACAATAACTACACAAGATAGCGGATTGCTAAAATGCCATGGAATTGAGTTGATATACGGGGTCCATAAGGTATTTGACTACCAAGCTCTTGAACTTTTCAGTTCGAATGCCTTCGGAACAAATGAACCTCCAAATGATTATTTGGAACTCGCACAACGTGCAATAGCTTTTGCTGATGGCCTTCCACTAGCTCTAACAATTTTAGGTTCTCATCTTCGTAATagagataaaaaaatttggcaagCTATATTAGATGGTTACAAAGGAGAACCTTATACACATATTGAAAGAATACTTCAAAAAAGTTATGATGCATTGGACGATGACGCAAAAGAAGTTTTTCTCGACATTGCATGTTTCTTCAACGGTGAAAATAAGGACTATGTGCTACGAATAGTACCCAAAAATTGCATTGAA GgaacaagaaatattaaagGCATCATGGTGAAGCTTCCAGAAGCTGAGATAATCTTGAATCCAAAATGCTTCAGTAATATGGTaaatcttcaaattttcataaaccgtAATGCATCTCTATGCAGGCACATTAACTATCTGCCCAGAGCGTTAAGATTTATTGATTGGGGTAGATGTCAGTTACAATCTTTGCCACCCAATTTTCAAGGAAATCGTCTTGTTGAGTTCAATATGCCTTGCAGTCATATCAGACAATTGGAGGGATTTAAG CATTTGCCAAACCTGACATCTACGAATTTGAGGGGTTGTCAATTCTTAGAAAAAATCCCAGACTTATCTGGAATCCCAAACATAAAGTACTTGCATCTAAGTGAGTGCACAAGTTTGGTTGAGGTTGATGATTCTGTTGGATTCCTTGATAAACTTGTTGAATTGGATCTTGATGGATGCGTTAACCTTGCGAGGTTTGGAACAAGACTTAGATTGAAATCCTTAGAAACACTTCGTCTATGGGGATGTGAAAGGCTTAAGAGTTTCCCAGAAATAGAAGTCAAGATGGAATCACTATGGGCATTGTATATGCAAGGAAGTGGCATAAGAGAATTACCTCCATCAATTGCATATCTTATTGGGCTTCGAGAATTGTATCTCGGTGGATGCTTCAAtcttacaacgttttcaacaACACTTCAATTGAAATCCTTAGAAAGACTTGATCTATGTGATTGCAAAAGGCTTGAGAGTTTCCCAGAAATAAAAGTCGAGATGGAATCACTACAGATATTGGATATGGAAGGAAGTGGCATAAGAGAATTGCCTCCATCAATTGCATATCTTACTGGGCTTCGAGAATTGTATCTTGGTGGATGCTTCAATCTTACAAGGTTTGCAACAACATTTAGATTGAAATCCTTAGAAAGactttgctaa